The following is a genomic window from Deinococcus yavapaiensis KR-236.
ACGTCCGTGGGTTCTGGGGTACAGCGGCGGAAAGGACTCTACCGCGGCGCTGCACCTCGTGTGGCGCGCGTTGGAAGGCGTGCCGCGCGAGCGGCGCACGAAGGACGTCGTCGTCGTCGCGTCTGACACGGGCGTGGAGGCGCCGATGGTCACGGCGCGCCTGGACGATTCGCTCGCGTGCGTTGAGCGCGCCGCGCGCGCCGCTGCTCTTCCGATTCGCACGTGTCGCGTCACGCCCACCCTCGAGGACAGCTTCTGGGTGAACCTCATCGGCAAAGGCTACGCGGCGCCGAGCGTGAAGTTTCGGTGGTGCACGGAACGCCTCAAAATTCGCCCGACCAACCGCTTCATCGTGGAGCAAGTGCGGGCCAGTGGCGAAGTGATCTTAATTCTCGGGTCGCGCCGCGCGGAAAGCGCGACTCGCGCCCAGGTCCTCGCGCTGCATCGACAGAAGGGTGGGCCTTTTTCGCGGCACTCCACCTTGCGCGGCGCACTAATTTACCCCCCCATTGAAGCATGGAGCGACGACGACGTGTGGTCGTACCTTCTGCAAGACCCCTGCCCATGGGGCGGCGATCACCGTGATCTCGTGGCGTTGTATCGTGGGGCGCGCGGCGGAGAGTGCCCGTTGGTGGTAGACACCCGCACCTCTTCGTGCGGCGGAGGTCGGTTCGGGTGCTGGGTATGCACGGTCGTGGAACGCGACCGCAGCATGGAAGCCCTCGTGGACGCCGGAGCGGACTGGATGGAGCCGCTGCTGGCGTTGCGTGACTTCTTGTCCTCCACCCAAGACCCGGCGCGCAAACGCGAGCTGCGCGAAACGCGGCGCCGCAACGGCCGCGTGAAAATCGCGCGCGACGGCGGCCATGTGCCCGGTCCATACCGCCTGAAAGTGTGCCGCGACGTGTTGCGCCGCGTGCTCGAAGCACAAGAAGCCGTGCGGCGCACCGGCCCGGACCCCACCATGACGCTGATCAGCGACGCGGAACTGCACGAAATTCGCCGGGTGTGGCGCGAGGAACGCCACGATTGGGAAGACGCCTTGCCTGGCCTCGTGCGCGCCGCGACCGGCCGCGCCTTCTGCCTCTCTCTCGAAGACACGCCGCACTTCTCCGCGGACGACGACGCGAAGCTGCGCGCCGCGGGCGAGCGGCACGGGGTGCCCGTCGAGCTCCTGCGCGCCCTGATCGACTTGGAGCGCTTCGCTTCCCCACACGAAGGCAGCGAGGCGCGCGAAGGTGCCCTCAAACAGCTGCTCGCGCGCGATTGGTGGACTTCCGAGGACGCCTGATGCTGCTCCACGCCTTGGAACTGCGTAACTTCGGGCCGTTCGCGGGCACGCACCGCCTCGACCTGCGGCCCCGCTCGCCCGACCGACCCATCGTGCTCATCGGCGGAGGCAACGGCACCGGGAAAACGAGCATCCTGGAAGCGTTGCGGCTGTGCCTGTGGGGCGACCGTGCCCATGACCGCTCGTGGACGGCCGAGGAATACGCGGTTCACTTGCGCCGCTGCCTGCACCGCCCCCCGGACGGTCCCGCGGCCTCTTGCGGCGGCGTGACCGTCGAGTTCGAGCACACGCGCGGCGCCATGACGCGCGTGTACGCCGTGAGGCGCGACTGGACCGCGCACTCGCGGGGGGTGCGCGAGGAGCTGAGCGTCACCTGCGACGGGCAAGTGCTCGAAGGCGCGAACGCTCGGTCGTGGCCGCGCTTCGCGCGCGACCTCGTACCCGACGGGCTCGACGCCGCGATGCTCTTCGACGGCGAACGTTTGCAGGCCTTTGCGAGCGACGACGGCGCGGCTTTTGCGCGCGCCGCGCGTGCCCTCTTCGGTCTCACGGCCCTCGACCGGGCGCGCGACGCGCTGCGGACGCACGCGCGCCGCGAAGCCGCGCGCGCGCCCGACGAACTCGGCGGCGCCTGGGACGGGCTGCAGGCGGAACGCGACCGACTCGCGTTGCGCGAGCGGCGCTCGGGCGACCGTGCCGCGCGGGCCCGCCGTCAAGCCGCGATCGACCGCGCGGCCGTGAGGGACCTCGAGGCGCGCCTCATGCGCGAAGGCCGCGACGTGCAGGCGCTGGAACGCGAACGCGACGCGCTTCAAGTCGCCCTTGAAGCCGCCGAAGCGGACGTGCGCGAGCGCGCCGGGGGCCTCGCGCCGATCGGGCTGCTGGCCGACCTCGCTAGGCTCGCTGCGGGACGCCTGGAGGCGCCCGCCCCGCTGGGCGAGGAGGCGCGGAGCGTGCTCGAGGACGTTCTCGCGCAGCTCGAGGACCACGCGTGGTGGCCCGACGACGGAACGAACGAAGCGCGCGAAGCGGTCGCGCGTCGTCTGCGCGATCACTTCGCGCCCCGATTGCGCGGCCACGGGGACTTCTTCGGGAGCGACGCGGAGCGCGCGCGGCACGCGCGGCGCCTGCGCGACGCGCTGGCGGAAGGGCGCGCGTGGCGCGCCGCCGCCCGGGAACTGCTCGACCTCCGCACGGCGTGGGCGAACGTCACGGCGGAGCTGGCGCGTCCGGACGACAACGAGGGCCTCGAGGGCGTGCGGCGGACGTTGGCGGAGGCGCGCGCGGCGGTGGCCGCGTCCGAGAAGGTGTTGGCCGAGGCGGAAGCGGAGGTGACCGCCGTGCGAGACGCGGACCGGCGGGCCCGCCGGGCGTTGGAGCAGCTGCAGGTGCGCCTCAAGCAACGCGACGCCCGCACGGACTGCCTTGCGCTCGCCGCGGCGTCCCTCGACGCCCTCACGGACTTTGCGGCCGCCCTGCAAAAGGAGCGCGCGACGGCGTTGGCGGCGGCGCTGCGCGAGTGCTTGGGCGCCTTGCTAAACAAAGCCGGCGCGATCCACGACGTCGCGGTCGACGCCGACACCCTCGCCATACGTGTGCTCGGCCACGCCGACGCGCCTTCGGCCGGGGAGCGGCACCTGCAAGCCGTTGCGCAACTCTGGGCGTTGTCGCGTGTTGCGAAACAAGGATGTCCCCTTGTGCTTGACACCCCCCTCGCTCGCCTGGATATGGTTCATCGTGGCGCCATCGTGCAGCGCTGGTGGCCGCAGGCGTCTGTGCAGCTGATCGTGCTCACTACAGACACGGAGGTAGATGCCGTAGCGCTAAACAGCGTTATAGGTAGCGTATCGCATTCGCAACGCTTGGAGTTCGATCCGATCCGAGGCTCTTCCCATGGGTTCGTCGGGTACATTGATCTCGACGGGGTTCCGAGCGATCAGCGTTGAAGTGTTTCTGTGTGACCAGGGGCCGCGGACAAGGCACGGCCCTCCTTTGTTGCTTGGTCGGTGAGACGGCACCGAGGGCCAGGCGTTCGAGGCCAGCAGATTGACCAAGCAGGCCACGCATCCCCACATCACCCCGCAGCGCCCCAATGGATTGTGGAGGTGGGGCTTCAAGAAGGGCTTCCACACTGCGCGTACACCTCAAGCTCCTGCGTCTGCGCTTCTCCCCCTCCTCTACCCGCGCGAGGAATTCGGCAGTCGGTACGTCACTGGCGTAATCCTACCTTCATTTTCGGCATATGTGGCCTGAGTTACCGTAGTTTGCTCGGAAGCGGATAATATATGAGAGCGGGTCCTGACGATTCTCATGGCAACGTCTGTGGGAGGAGAACGGTTGGGAGCGTGACAGTCAAAGTCGGTGCGGCGTCCTCGACGCTCCGCTGCGCATTGACCGAACCCTGACCTCGCTCATATCGATCAGCCTTACGACCCCGCTCCGCGGGGTCGTTGTCGTTCGAGAAGAGCGCAGGGGGGATCCGCAACGCGCAGTTCAGGAGGAAGAGTATGACCGACAAGAACGCCCCGTCCGCCCCCGTCACCCGCCGCGCCAAGCCGAACGCCCCGGAAACGCCCGTCGACGCGACCCCCGACTTCCCCTCGTCCCGCTCCTTCTTCGAGGACACGAACGTGCTCGAGTCCCTGCGTACGAGCGAGTACGGCTTCGAGGGCGGCCTGTTCGAGTTCGTCGACAACGCCATCGAGTCCGGCGCGCCGCACGTCTGGGCGGGCATCAAGACCGAGGAGAAGACCTCCACCGACAAGAACGGTAAGAAAACCAAGACCGAGATCGTCTCCGAGGTGTACGTCGTCGACGACGGGTGCGGCATGAATCCCAAAACGCTGCACAACAGTCTCGCCATCGGCGCCACCATGCGCGCGTCCCGCCGCGGCCAGTCGCTCGGGATCGGCCGGTTTGGCGTGGGCCTCCCGCTGGGCAGCATCTCCCTCGCGCGCCGCGTCGACGTCTACTCCCGCGAGAGCCAGAATCAGCCCTTCCTGCATACCTACCTCGACCTCGACGAGATCCGTGCGGGAGAACAGCGCGACATCCCCGCCCCCGTGCCCGCCGAGCCGCCCGCCGAGCTCGCGGCCTTGCTGCAGGACAGCTCGGGCACGATCGTGCACCTCACAAAGTGCGACCGCCTGCAGTCGGACCCGATCAAGCCGGACAAGCTGCGGCGCGCCAGCGAGGTCGAAGCCGGCGTGATGAACGAGCTGGGCCGGGTCTACCGGAAGTTCATTGAGGGGGGACGTCAGATCTTCTGGAACAAGCAGCGCGTGCTCTTGCACGACCCGCTCTTCGTGAGCGGCCCGACCATCTTCGACCAGCCCTCGCTGGACTTGCGCGCCCGGGAGGTTGATCCGATCGTGATCCCGCTCGAGATTCCCGGCAAGCCCGGCGAGACAGCGGACGTCGTCGTGCGCTTGAGCCTCCTGCCCGAGGAGTGGCGCCCCGAGCAGGGGGCGGGTGGCTGGAAGTCCAACAAGGAGCGGCACATCGACGACAACGAGGGCATCTCGATCCTGCGCGCGGACCGCGAGGTGTACTACGGTCGTTTGCCCTACCTCCTTGGAGGAGGCTCTGGGCAGGTGGCGTACGAGCGCATCGACCGTTGGTGGGGGTGCGAGATCAGCTTCCCGCCGGAGCTCGACGAGTACTTCCACGTGCGCTACATCAAGCGCGGCGCGGAACCCGTCCCGTCGTTGCGCGACAAGCTCCGCGAGCGCATCTGGCTGACGATCAAGAACTTTCGCAGCGAAATTCAGGCGGTCTTCCGCAAGAATGCCCCGTCGCCGTTTGAGGAGCAGGAGCAGCCCTTCGCGGATGCCGAGCGGGCCTTCGCGAAGGCGAGTGGGGTGCTGCCCAGCGGGAAGCTCGGACGGGATGTGGACCCTGAGCAGGCGCAGGAGGCGCTGGAGGAGGTCGCCTCCAACGCCGACGTCGGCAAGGGCGAGCCCAAGGTGATGGAGGAGCGGCGGAAGAAGCACCTCGAGCGCCTCCAGGCCATGCCCGTGAGTATCGTGCCGGTGAACTGGCCGGGAGGGAGCTTCTTCGAATCGGTCCACGCCGGGGGGAAGATCATCGTCAGCCTCAACACCGCCCACCCCTTTTACAAGGAGGTGTTCTACCCGCTGTGCGGGAGCGTCGAGGGGCTGACGGAGGAGTCCGACGCACACATGGGGGCGTCGACGCCGGAGCAGCGGTTCGCGCGCAACGCGATGATGCTGATCCTGATGAGCTTTGCGCAGGCGGAGGCCTTTTTCCCGAAGGAGGACCAGCAGGAGCTGATCAACTCGTTGCGTGCGCAGTGGTCGATCGCCCTCGCGACGGCCACGAAGGAGCTCGTGAAGGTGACCGGCGGCCTCGGGGGACGCGAGTGAGCGGGCCGTTCGTGCCGCACGTACTGCTTCCGCAGGTGGTGCGTCGGGTCGTGGAGCCGGGGCGGTCGGGCGTGTACGTGCTGGGTCGGGACGAGCGGGGGTTCAAGCCCGGGTACGTGGGCCGGTCGGACACGGACCTCCAGCGCCGCCTGGCGACGCACAACCACCGTGACGAGTTCGAGTACTTCATCTTCCGGTACGCCGGCTCACCGGAGGAGGCCTTCCGCCTGGAGTGCGAGCTGTGGCACGCGCACGAGGAGACGGCGTCGGGGATGCTCAACCGCATCCACCCCGACGCGCCGAGCGGCAGCGGCCTCGAGTGCCCCTACTGCGCGTTCGGCAAGGACCTCGCGGCCCTGTTGCGACACGTGAGCTAAGCTTATTTTTGGAGGCGCGCCGGTTCATCCGGCGCGCCTCCCTTTGTCTCAGCACCCCCGAATCTAATACTCTGCCGACTAATTGAGAGTAGCCTCTTGAGATGATGTAGGGA
Proteins encoded in this region:
- the dndD gene encoding DNA sulfur modification protein DndD — translated: MLLHALELRNFGPFAGTHRLDLRPRSPDRPIVLIGGGNGTGKTSILEALRLCLWGDRAHDRSWTAEEYAVHLRRCLHRPPDGPAASCGGVTVEFEHTRGAMTRVYAVRRDWTAHSRGVREELSVTCDGQVLEGANARSWPRFARDLVPDGLDAAMLFDGERLQAFASDDGAAFARAARALFGLTALDRARDALRTHARREAARAPDELGGAWDGLQAERDRLALRERRSGDRAARARRQAAIDRAAVRDLEARLMREGRDVQALERERDALQVALEAAEADVRERAGGLAPIGLLADLARLAAGRLEAPAPLGEEARSVLEDVLAQLEDHAWWPDDGTNEAREAVARRLRDHFAPRLRGHGDFFGSDAERARHARRLRDALAEGRAWRAAARELLDLRTAWANVTAELARPDDNEGLEGVRRTLAEARAAVAASEKVLAEAEAEVTAVRDADRRARRALEQLQVRLKQRDARTDCLALAAASLDALTDFAAALQKERATALAAALRECLGALLNKAGAIHDVAVDADTLAIRVLGHADAPSAGERHLQAVAQLWALSRVAKQGCPLVLDTPLARLDMVHRGAIVQRWWPQASVQLIVLTTDTEVDAVALNSVIGSVSHSQRLEFDPIRGSSHGFVGYIDLDGVPSDQR
- a CDS encoding ATP-binding protein — protein: MTDKNAPSAPVTRRAKPNAPETPVDATPDFPSSRSFFEDTNVLESLRTSEYGFEGGLFEFVDNAIESGAPHVWAGIKTEEKTSTDKNGKKTKTEIVSEVYVVDDGCGMNPKTLHNSLAIGATMRASRRGQSLGIGRFGVGLPLGSISLARRVDVYSRESQNQPFLHTYLDLDEIRAGEQRDIPAPVPAEPPAELAALLQDSSGTIVHLTKCDRLQSDPIKPDKLRRASEVEAGVMNELGRVYRKFIEGGRQIFWNKQRVLLHDPLFVSGPTIFDQPSLDLRAREVDPIVIPLEIPGKPGETADVVVRLSLLPEEWRPEQGAGGWKSNKERHIDDNEGISILRADREVYYGRLPYLLGGGSGQVAYERIDRWWGCEISFPPELDEYFHVRYIKRGAEPVPSLRDKLRERIWLTIKNFRSEIQAVFRKNAPSPFEEQEQPFADAERAFAKASGVLPSGKLGRDVDPEQAQEALEEVASNADVGKGEPKVMEERRKKHLERLQAMPVSIVPVNWPGGSFFESVHAGGKIIVSLNTAHPFYKEVFYPLCGSVEGLTEESDAHMGASTPEQRFARNAMMLILMSFAQAEAFFPKEDQQELINSLRAQWSIALATATKELVKVTGGLGGRE
- the dndC gene encoding DNA phosphorothioation system sulfurtransferase DndC; amino-acid sequence: MTTLSAFDARPLVAQLEDVRAAYLADERPWVLGYSGGKDSTAALHLVWRALEGVPRERRTKDVVVVASDTGVEAPMVTARLDDSLACVERAARAAALPIRTCRVTPTLEDSFWVNLIGKGYAAPSVKFRWCTERLKIRPTNRFIVEQVRASGEVILILGSRRAESATRAQVLALHRQKGGPFSRHSTLRGALIYPPIEAWSDDDVWSYLLQDPCPWGGDHRDLVALYRGARGGECPLVVDTRTSSCGGGRFGCWVCTVVERDRSMEALVDAGADWMEPLLALRDFLSSTQDPARKRELRETRRRNGRVKIARDGGHVPGPYRLKVCRDVLRRVLEAQEAVRRTGPDPTMTLISDAELHEIRRVWREERHDWEDALPGLVRAATGRAFCLSLEDTPHFSADDDAKLRAAGERHGVPVELLRALIDLERFASPHEGSEAREGALKQLLARDWWTSEDA